In Deinococcus sp. QL22, the following are encoded in one genomic region:
- a CDS encoding tetratricopeptide repeat protein, with product MRLRTLGTLAVEGAGLKREKVLLLLAYLCLEGPQPRRRLADVFWPDAANPMNSLAQHLVHLRTLPGALHEEGSRVEAALLCDAAQMRAAARSGQWEQAVSLYGGPFLDSLTIPLGGDLEEWVYETREALALEMRAALLTLGGQAAARGNTAEASALAARALLLPGAPPPDEAELPRLYHLLNLSAHPLAAQVERDARSLGVPLDSPADRILAASTPFVGRAAELRQLAALPPGGFTWVSGPGGMGKTALLDALNRAGGWQILRGRPEPYATLAPLLPRPIRTPQEALSAFQTPRLKVAIDDWDSVDEASREVLTLAARQAQRQELGAVILVTSRRHPPFEVRTHLTLGLLDPEDVEEPGLHALTDGHPTLVGAALRGQPLELGQGAKVRALPPELRDTFLLLALQDHPDLRATRAALNLHADAFARILSALTVEGLTGETGRVYAAATIRQYLSAIYVQAQLLHLRLARALPPEAAWPHYAAARDLWEGADDTRIAAVAAARAHALIRRGHPGEARALLDSLPAWPQLAVAHAWALLGAGQYAAALRRLDALTPPHADAPAALSARATALVRMGRPTEATALAGRVTGTGAEGAQAASVLAHAARIRENWDEARRYSRIAADLWQLNGDEEQHLSELGFVALARVRLGVAPAEAFDALLERAKGVPSVRGTMLVNYAQMLGQHGQWEQAESALRQAVQELTRAGDTLGLAQALINLGVRLHLQGNLKTAAELYKQAISHLKGTGSIRTLGLALSNLSEIEGDLSAFEDVMQMLERAGQHELVTYIRRSAQVVSRLPPSSMQS from the coding sequence ATGAGGCTGCGGACGCTGGGAACGCTGGCAGTAGAAGGCGCGGGCCTGAAGCGCGAAAAGGTGCTGCTGCTGCTGGCGTACCTGTGCCTGGAAGGGCCGCAACCGCGCCGCCGTCTGGCCGACGTGTTCTGGCCCGACGCTGCCAACCCCATGAACAGCCTCGCGCAACATCTGGTGCATCTGCGGACATTGCCGGGGGCGCTGCACGAAGAAGGCAGCCGGGTGGAAGCGGCCCTGCTCTGTGACGCGGCCCAGATGCGGGCGGCGGCCAGAAGCGGGCAGTGGGAACAGGCGGTGTCCCTGTACGGCGGGCCGTTTTTAGACAGCCTGACCATTCCGTTGGGAGGAGATTTAGAAGAATGGGTGTATGAAACGCGCGAAGCCCTGGCGCTGGAGATGCGGGCCGCGCTGCTGACCCTGGGTGGGCAGGCGGCGGCGCGGGGTAACACCGCAGAGGCCTCAGCTTTGGCCGCCCGCGCCCTGCTGCTGCCCGGCGCGCCCCCACCCGATGAAGCCGAACTCCCCCGGCTCTATCATCTGCTGAACCTGAGCGCCCACCCGCTGGCCGCTCAGGTGGAGCGCGACGCCCGCAGCCTGGGCGTGCCGCTGGACAGTCCTGCTGACCGTATCTTGGCCGCTTCCACCCCGTTCGTGGGCCGCGCCGCCGAACTGAGGCAATTGGCCGCGTTGCCGCCCGGAGGCTTCACGTGGGTCAGCGGCCCCGGCGGAATGGGCAAAACTGCGCTGCTAGACGCCCTGAACCGGGCAGGGGGCTGGCAGATTCTGAGGGGAAGGCCGGAGCCTTACGCCACACTCGCGCCGTTGCTGCCACGTCCAATCAGGACGCCACAAGAAGCTCTTAGCGCCTTCCAAACCCCCCGCCTGAAAGTTGCCATTGACGACTGGGACAGCGTGGACGAGGCCAGCCGAGAGGTGCTGACGCTGGCCGCACGGCAGGCCCAACGGCAAGAACTCGGAGCCGTGATTTTGGTCACGTCGCGCCGTCATCCCCCGTTTGAAGTCCGGACACACCTGACGTTGGGATTGCTAGACCCTGAAGACGTAGAGGAGCCCGGCCTGCACGCCCTCACCGACGGACACCCGACGCTGGTGGGCGCGGCCCTGCGTGGGCAACCGCTGGAGCTGGGGCAGGGGGCCAAAGTGCGTGCGCTGCCCCCCGAACTGCGCGACACATTTTTGCTGCTGGCCCTCCAAGACCACCCCGATCTGCGGGCCACCCGCGCCGCCCTGAACCTGCACGCCGACGCTTTTGCCCGCATTCTGTCGGCCTTGACTGTGGAGGGTCTGACGGGCGAAACAGGCCGGGTGTACGCTGCCGCCACTATCCGTCAATACCTGTCGGCCATCTATGTCCAGGCTCAGTTGTTGCATTTGCGTTTGGCCCGCGCCCTGCCGCCCGAAGCCGCCTGGCCGCACTACGCCGCCGCCCGCGACCTGTGGGAAGGTGCAGACGACACCCGCATTGCTGCCGTGGCCGCCGCCCGCGCACACGCCCTGATTCGGCGGGGCCACCCCGGAGAAGCCCGTGCCCTGCTGGACAGCCTTCCAGCATGGCCTCAACTGGCCGTGGCGCACGCTTGGGCGCTGCTGGGCGCGGGCCAATATGCCGCTGCCCTCCGGCGGCTGGACGCCCTGACGCCGCCCCACGCCGACGCCCCTGCTGCCCTGTCTGCCCGCGCCACTGCGCTGGTTCGCATGGGCCGCCCCACCGAAGCCACCGCGCTGGCAGGCCGGGTCACGGGCACGGGCGCAGAGGGCGCGCAGGCCGCGAGCGTGCTGGCCCACGCGGCCCGAATCCGCGAGAATTGGGACGAAGCACGGCGTTATAGCCGCATCGCCGCTGACCTCTGGCAACTGAACGGCGACGAGGAGCAACATCTGAGTGAACTCGGTTTTGTGGCGCTGGCCCGTGTGCGCCTGGGCGTCGCTCCTGCCGAAGCCTTTGACGCCCTGCTGGAACGCGCCAAAGGTGTTCCGAGTGTGCGCGGCACGATGCTGGTCAATTACGCCCAAATGCTGGGGCAACACGGCCAGTGGGAACAGGCTGAATCGGCTTTGCGCCAAGCTGTACAAGAACTCACGCGGGCCGGAGACACGTTGGGGCTGGCTCAGGCGCTGATCAATCTGGGGGTCAGGCTGCATCTGCAGGGCAATCTCAAAACTGCCGCCGAACTGTATAAGCAGGCCATCAGCCACCTTAAGGGCACGGGCAGCATCCGCACTCTGGGGTTGGCGCTGAGCAATCTCAGTGAAATTGAGGGCGATCTGAGTGCCTTCGAGGACGTGATGCAGATGTTGGAACGGGCCGGACAGCATGAGTTGGTGACCTACATTCGCCGCAGCGCACAGGTCGTGTCTCGCCTGCCGCCCAGTTCTATGCAGTCTTAA
- a CDS encoding cyclase family protein — MSTAPPALQDISRALTPGHPSWPGDPEFALHPRARMAAGDSVNTAELTMSTHTATHVDAPWHYADAAEKLEAVPLSRYVGRCRVIRVQASQTQGSGEPARVGVDALEGLPDQLPPRVLLHTGQPAHWDAFPEDFTALHPDLIAELGRRGVQLLGTDSPSVDPLTSTTLDAHAACFAAGILILEGLNLSSVQDGEYDLMCLPMPLASGPDAAGNYIGIDGAPARTVLLPAGTLAALETTTLESTELEAAALSGLGE; from the coding sequence ATGTCAACTGCACCCCCGGCCCTGCAAGACATCTCCCGCGCCCTGACCCCCGGCCATCCGAGCTGGCCCGGCGACCCCGAATTCGCGCTGCACCCCCGCGCACGCATGGCGGCGGGCGACAGCGTGAACACGGCAGAACTGACGATGAGTACCCACACCGCCACGCACGTCGACGCGCCGTGGCACTACGCTGACGCCGCCGAAAAACTGGAGGCCGTGCCGCTGAGCCGCTATGTGGGCCGCTGCCGCGTGATTCGGGTTCAGGCCAGTCAAACACAGGGCAGCGGCGAGCCTGCGCGGGTGGGCGTGGACGCGCTGGAAGGATTGCCCGACCAGCTGCCGCCCCGCGTGCTGCTGCATACCGGGCAACCCGCCCACTGGGACGCTTTCCCCGAAGATTTTACGGCCCTGCACCCCGACCTGATCGCGGAACTGGGACGGCGCGGCGTGCAGTTGCTGGGAACAGATAGCCCCAGCGTTGACCCCCTGACCAGCACAACGCTGGACGCCCACGCCGCCTGCTTTGCAGCGGGCATCCTGATTCTGGAAGGCCTGAACCTGAGCAGCGTGCAGGACGGCGAATACGACCTGATGTGCCTGCCGATGCCGCTGGCGAGTGGCCCGGACGCTGCCGGGAACTACATCGGCATAGACGGCGCACCTGCCCGCACCGTGCTGCTGCCCGCCGGAACCTTGGCCGCCCTAGAAACGACAACTCTGGAGTCGACAGAACTGGAGGCTGCGGCCCTGAGTGGACTGGGCGAGTGA
- the kynU gene encoding kynureninase, giving the protein MRRELFAMPPGIYMDGNSLGVMPHAAREAVLRRLDDWQRDAVHGWDKWFGLAESLSPGVARLVGALPHEVMATGSITSNLHSLMATLYHPQPGDTRRHLVATSLDFPSDVYAMQSWADRHGAELRLIPSRDGQTLTTEDILATLTDDVAVVLLPTVLYRSGQLLDIPGLTAEAQARGILVGWDAAHSVGSVPHELHGSGADFAVWCHYKYVNAGPGAPGGLFLHERHHGRMPALRGWWGHDKTSQFEMAHHFRPAAGAGGYQLGTPPVLALAGLEGALEVFATVDMADIRTRSLALTDHMIALADAHLPELKMVTPREHTQRGGHVALAHPDALALSVALRERGIIPDFRQPDILRLAPVALYTTEAEIEETVRVLRDLLDTGSYKAAREVGLVT; this is encoded by the coding sequence ATGAGACGCGAACTTTTTGCGATGCCCCCCGGCATCTATATGGACGGCAACAGCCTCGGCGTCATGCCACACGCGGCGCGGGAAGCGGTGCTGCGTCGCCTGGACGATTGGCAACGCGACGCTGTACATGGCTGGGACAAATGGTTCGGACTGGCCGAAAGCCTGTCACCGGGAGTGGCGCGGCTGGTCGGAGCCCTGCCGCACGAGGTCATGGCAACGGGCAGCATCACGTCCAATCTGCATTCCCTGATGGCGACCCTGTACCACCCGCAGCCCGGCGACACACGGCGGCATCTGGTGGCCACGTCGCTGGATTTTCCCTCGGATGTGTACGCCATGCAGAGTTGGGCCGACAGGCATGGCGCAGAACTCCGGTTGATTCCCAGCCGTGACGGGCAAACGCTGACCACCGAAGACATTCTGGCGACCCTGACGGACGATGTGGCTGTGGTGCTGCTGCCCACCGTGCTGTACCGCAGCGGCCAACTACTGGACATTCCTGGCCTGACCGCCGAGGCACAGGCACGCGGCATTCTGGTGGGCTGGGACGCGGCGCATTCGGTGGGCAGCGTGCCCCACGAGCTGCACGGCAGCGGCGCGGACTTTGCGGTGTGGTGTCATTACAAGTACGTGAACGCTGGCCCCGGCGCACCCGGCGGGCTGTTCCTGCACGAGCGGCATCATGGGCGCATGCCCGCCCTGCGCGGCTGGTGGGGCCACGATAAGACCAGCCAGTTCGAGATGGCGCACCACTTCCGCCCTGCGGCGGGCGCGGGCGGCTACCAGTTGGGCACGCCGCCCGTGCTGGCTTTGGCGGGGCTGGAAGGGGCGCTGGAAGTCTTCGCCACCGTAGACATGGCCGACATCCGCACCCGTAGTCTGGCCCTGACCGACCACATGATTGCCCTTGCCGACGCGCATCTACCAGAGTTAAAGATGGTCACGCCGCGAGAGCATACCCAGCGCGGCGGCCATGTGGCGCTGGCCCACCCCGACGCTCTGGCTCTCAGCGTGGCCCTGCGCGAGCGCGGCATCATCCCCGATTTCCGGCAGCCTGACATTCTGCGCCTTGCTCCGGTGGCCCTGTACACCACCGAGGCCGAAATAGAAGAAACGGTGCGCGTGCTGCGCGACTTGCTGGATACGGGGAGCTATAAGGCGGCGCGGGAAGTGGGGTTGGTGACGTAG
- a CDS encoding cytochrome c oxidase assembly protein codes for MLVPALIVAALYFWRYVGARRTPEGRQRWPIWKTVLFALGIVLLLLTTQSRAADLTSGSMALYMGRLMVLAEVVPPLLMLGIPRNVKLDARKGLGRLLGVLLDPWVALGVWSAVIIFWNIPAGFNASVVTNTAAALLPALYLLSSLMVWAVVLRPLPAVQPATIGSRGWFGLLAALPMMTVGMVWLYSPDVLYTPYVNALCLWNLTPLDNQQLSGWIMMLAGLPALALAFIQLFAWLIALADGGTQRE; via the coding sequence ATGCTGGTGCCTGCGCTGATCGTGGCGGCGCTGTATTTCTGGCGCTATGTGGGGGCGCGGCGTACCCCGGAAGGCCGTCAGCGGTGGCCGATCTGGAAGACCGTCCTGTTTGCCCTGGGCATCGTGCTGCTACTGCTGACCACCCAGAGCCGCGCCGCCGATCTGACCTCGGGCAGCATGGCGCTGTACATGGGCCGCCTGATGGTGCTGGCCGAGGTGGTGCCGCCCCTGCTGATGCTGGGCATTCCGCGCAACGTGAAATTGGACGCCCGCAAAGGCTTAGGCCGCCTGCTGGGCGTACTGCTTGACCCCTGGGTGGCGCTGGGCGTCTGGTCTGCCGTCATCATCTTCTGGAATATTCCCGCCGGATTCAACGCCTCAGTGGTCACCAATACGGCGGCGGCGTTGCTCCCCGCGCTGTACCTGCTCAGCAGCCTGATGGTGTGGGCCGTGGTGCTGCGGCCCCTGCCTGCCGTACAACCCGCCACCATCGGCTCTCGCGGCTGGTTCGGATTGTTGGCCGCCCTCCCGATGATGACGGTGGGCATGGTCTGGCTATATTCGCCCGATGTGTTGTACACGCCCTACGTGAACGCGCTGTGCCTCTGGAATCTGACCCCGCTGGACAACCAGCAACTCAGCGGCTGGATCATGATGCTGGCCGGACTGCCCGCGCTGGCGTTGGCGTTTATCCAATTGTTCGCCTGGCTGATCGCCCTGGCCGATGGCGGGACGCAGCGGGAGTAG
- a CDS encoding SCO family protein: MTDHPANPAASTPAPLEVATGRPWYVSAILAVCAITLVLGGAWVFARIRSPFPFYGTAYDVPKQAAAFRGTDQDGRAFAFTPATDKKVTALFFGFTHCPNICPLSLAYLDKVRLSLSPAEQAQFQVLLVSVDPARDTPERLREYVTFFGKAQGIWMAEPALSRVARAYGASYEKADIKSATEYQINHTTATYLIDAEGRLRVLWDYTQLPQVEQVTADVRYVLGSVAQAGKAEPATPETLVQTGENP, translated from the coding sequence ATGACCGATCATCCTGCCAACCCTGCCGCCAGCACGCCCGCACCCCTGGAAGTCGCTACCGGGCGGCCCTGGTACGTCTCGGCCATCCTGGCCGTGTGCGCCATTACGCTGGTGCTGGGCGGGGCGTGGGTGTTTGCGCGGATTCGCAGCCCGTTTCCGTTTTACGGCACCGCCTACGACGTGCCCAAGCAGGCCGCCGCTTTCCGGGGCACCGATCAGGATGGCCGCGCTTTCGCCTTCACTCCGGCCACCGACAAGAAAGTCACGGCGCTGTTTTTTGGCTTTACGCATTGCCCCAACATCTGCCCGCTGTCGTTGGCGTACCTCGACAAAGTGCGCCTGAGCCTGTCGCCTGCCGAGCAAGCCCAATTTCAGGTGCTGCTGGTCAGTGTAGACCCGGCCCGCGATACGCCGGAGCGCCTGCGCGAGTACGTCACATTTTTTGGCAAGGCGCAGGGCATCTGGATGGCTGAACCTGCCCTGAGCCGGGTGGCGCGGGCGTATGGGGCCAGCTACGAAAAAGCCGACATCAAAAGCGCCACCGAGTATCAGATCAACCACACCACCGCCACCTACCTGATAGACGCGGAAGGCCGCCTGCGCGTGCTGTGGGACTACACGCAGTTGCCGCAGGTGGAGCAGGTGACCGCAGACGTGCGCTACGTGCTGGGCAGCGTGGCCCAGGCGGGGAAAGCTGAGCCTGCAACACCTGAAACACTCGTTCAAACCGGAGAAAACCCGTGA
- a CDS encoding copper chaperone PCu(A)C, which yields MSSSQSSHQPVALALSLAAASVAFVLSVALAQNTATQQGHSAGHAVSTPLALPTTAPAAARFPLSAQNATIVAVPPSITETSVFMTLRNTGSKPVVLSGVSSAVAAHGMLMVTRRDAQGRTGMSEARTLTVPAGRSLTLSATGDHLMLMGLKRPLKVGERLPLTLRTSDGRSLKIVAVVRKP from the coding sequence ATGTCCTCTTCCCAATCTTCCCATCAACCTGTGGCGCTCGCGCTGTCTTTGGCCGCCGCGTCTGTGGCATTCGTGCTGTCTGTGGCGTTGGCGCAAAATACGGCGACCCAACAGGGCCACTCGGCGGGGCATGCCGTTTCTACCCCGCTGGCCTTACCGACCACTGCTCCGGCTGCCGCTCGGTTTCCTCTCTCTGCCCAGAACGCCACCATCGTCGCCGTGCCGCCCAGCATCACCGAAACCAGCGTCTTTATGACCCTGCGAAATACGGGCAGCAAGCCTGTCGTTCTCAGCGGCGTAAGCTCTGCCGTAGCCGCACACGGCATGTTGATGGTCACGCGCCGCGACGCTCAGGGCCGCACTGGAATGTCGGAAGCCCGCACCCTGACCGTCCCTGCTGGCCGCAGCCTGACCCTCAGCGCCACCGGAGATCACCTGATGCTGATGGGCCTCAAGCGCCCGCTGAAAGTTGGTGAGCGGCTGCCCCTCACGCTCCGCACCTCGGATGGCCGTAGCCTGAAGATTGTGGCGGTCGTTCGCAAGCCCTGA
- a CDS encoding LacI family DNA-binding transcriptional regulator — MRKPTIQDVAREAGVGVGTVSRVLNNHSAVRGATRETVLKAIADLDYTPNPHARRIAGGKSYTISVLLPVVTTEFYVRLLDGLETAFQEARYDVAIFPLLDRSRLERYLGSHTLAYQADGLVMATYNLTQMFNEHRLRTQQPTVLVDAYAEGVDCAFMDNVTGGKLAGDYAATLPGTLHAIWVETELDQLFTTRVFEDRRAGFLKAVAGAGREVVSEHTSSFDPLAARNSACTLLDEIASAGGFPCTVFASADLLAGSLLDEVRARGLTPGQDVRIIGFDDQPWAAARGLTTLHQPVENMGYEAAQLLLSRLGGHRGPARARRFEPKLMVRDTA, encoded by the coding sequence ATGCGAAAGCCCACCATTCAGGATGTCGCCCGTGAGGCGGGTGTCGGCGTCGGCACCGTGTCCCGCGTGCTGAACAATCACTCTGCTGTACGCGGCGCGACCCGCGAAACGGTGCTGAAGGCCATTGCCGATCTCGATTACACGCCCAATCCGCACGCCCGGCGCATCGCGGGCGGCAAAAGCTACACCATCAGCGTGCTGCTGCCCGTTGTAACCACCGAGTTTTATGTGCGCCTGCTGGACGGCCTGGAGACAGCGTTTCAGGAAGCGCGGTACGACGTGGCAATTTTTCCGCTGCTGGATCGTTCGCGGTTGGAACGCTATCTGGGGTCGCATACGCTGGCGTATCAGGCCGATGGCTTGGTCATGGCAACCTACAACCTGACGCAGATGTTTAACGAGCACCGCCTGCGAACGCAGCAGCCTACCGTGCTGGTCGACGCCTACGCCGAGGGCGTGGACTGCGCCTTTATGGACAACGTGACGGGCGGCAAGTTGGCCGGAGACTACGCCGCCACGTTGCCGGGAACGCTGCACGCCATCTGGGTGGAAACGGAACTCGATCAGTTGTTTACCACCCGCGTCTTCGAGGATCGCCGCGCCGGATTCCTGAAGGCGGTGGCTGGAGCGGGCCGGGAAGTGGTGAGTGAACACACCTCTTCATTTGACCCACTGGCCGCACGCAACAGCGCCTGCACGCTGCTGGACGAGATCGCGTCGGCGGGGGGCTTTCCCTGCACGGTATTCGCCTCTGCCGATCTGCTGGCCGGATCGCTGCTGGACGAGGTACGGGCACGCGGCCTGACGCCGGGGCAGGATGTGCGGATTATCGGCTTCGACGATCAGCCCTGGGCCGCCGCACGCGGGCTGACCACCCTGCACCAACCGGTAGAAAACATGGGCTACGAGGCCGCCCAGTTGCTCCTGTCGCGCTTGGGTGGACACCGTGGCCCCGCCCGCGCCCGCCGTTTCGAACCCAAATTGATGGTGCGCGACACGGCCTGA
- a CDS encoding FUN14 domain-containing protein produces MSVPLPNSTLTDPTSADSVLSGGLLASLLPDLSVGAVLGFATGYALKKLGRVVLLLVGLLFITLQVLSWFDLITVHWTRVQALSEPWLRQGSEQGAAWLSRLLTANLPFAGAFTAALLVGLRARG; encoded by the coding sequence ATGTCCGTGCCCCTTCCTAATTCCACACTGACTGATCCCACTTCTGCAGATTCTGTCCTCTCGGGCGGCCTGCTGGCTTCCCTGCTGCCCGACCTGAGCGTGGGCGCGGTGCTGGGCTTTGCCACCGGGTACGCCCTCAAAAAGTTGGGTCGCGTGGTACTGCTGCTCGTCGGCCTGCTGTTCATCACGCTGCAGGTGCTGTCTTGGTTCGATCTGATTACGGTGCACTGGACGCGGGTGCAGGCCCTCAGCGAACCCTGGTTGAGGCAGGGCAGCGAACAGGGTGCGGCATGGCTTTCGCGCCTGCTGACGGCCAACCTGCCCTTTGCGGGGGCTTTTACGGCGGCGCTGTTGGTGGGCTTGCGGGCACGCGGCTAG
- a CDS encoding RNA polymerase sigma factor codes for MEPAPDLPPIPPDLLSAELLARLTAGEEAAWHAFVTEYEGRMYGYLYRLEGNSEDALDLTQEVFYRAWRSIRTFRPGERVLPWLYQVARNTQIESHRRRQLQRFSLEEAREDVGFEVTSAARSPTQAAESAQAQDRVQRALLKLPEEYREAVVLRFVEDLPYDEIARIQGVAVGTAKSRVFRAKEQLAALLADVADVH; via the coding sequence GTGGAACCCGCCCCGGATTTGCCCCCTATACCCCCTGATCTGCTGTCTGCGGAATTGCTGGCACGACTCACAGCGGGCGAGGAAGCCGCGTGGCACGCCTTTGTGACCGAATACGAGGGCCGGATGTACGGCTACCTGTACCGCCTGGAGGGCAACAGCGAAGACGCCCTAGACCTCACGCAGGAAGTGTTTTACCGCGCGTGGCGCTCTATTCGCACGTTCCGGCCCGGCGAACGTGTGCTGCCCTGGCTGTATCAGGTGGCCCGAAATACCCAGATCGAATCCCATCGCCGCCGCCAATTGCAGCGCTTTAGTCTGGAAGAAGCCCGCGAGGACGTGGGGTTTGAGGTCACCAGTGCGGCCCGCAGCCCCACCCAGGCCGCCGAGAGCGCCCAGGCCCAAGACCGGGTGCAGCGTGCCCTGCTGAAACTGCCCGAGGAATACCGGGAAGCCGTGGTACTGCGCTTTGTCGAAGACTTGCCGTATGACGAAATTGCCCGTATTCAGGGCGTGGCAGTGGGGACGGCCAAAAGCCGCGTGTTCCGGGCCAAAGAGCAGTTGGCCGCCCTGCTGGCCGACGTTGCCGACGTGCATTAG
- a CDS encoding CAP domain-containing protein: MSARTKKTLKPKWGRAFLLVGLSAVSWTDLGRSLSSLAQALETRQSVGYSVRLSANGEGRAPLDVTMTATVPGGYRVAWEYGDGQGGVGAEVRHTYYRAGSYTVKTQILDAQGRLVSTATGQLDVQSSGAERAEVTLLLGAGEVRVSSAGSVAYAPGTPSILINGREVGPKAVALAAGQHRVTVRVPGSAGVLERSLSFTMAPLGGSVPFDAEVLRLTNRARQRGWNCATLREGGPALPPVARMPQLDLAATAQSAGMALAGYFDHQSALDGSTPFRRVQATGMKPRSSAENIAAGQDSPEEVVDSWLRSPGHCRNIMGDFSFIGLSYVTRLGTKYKTYWTQVFARL; encoded by the coding sequence GTGAGCGCCAGAACAAAGAAAACCCTGAAGCCCAAGTGGGGCCGAGCCTTTCTTTTGGTCGGTCTGAGTGCCGTGTCTTGGACAGATTTGGGCCGCAGTCTGTCCTCGTTGGCGCAGGCGCTAGAGACGCGGCAATCTGTTGGCTACAGCGTGCGTCTGAGCGCCAACGGTGAGGGCCGCGCCCCGCTGGACGTGACCATGACGGCCACAGTACCCGGCGGCTACCGCGTGGCGTGGGAGTACGGCGACGGGCAAGGGGGGGTGGGCGCAGAGGTGCGGCACACCTATTACCGGGCCGGGAGCTACACCGTCAAAACCCAGATTTTGGACGCGCAGGGCCGTCTGGTCAGCACGGCCACCGGGCAACTGGACGTGCAGAGCAGCGGCGCAGAGCGGGCCGAAGTGACCTTGCTACTGGGTGCCGGAGAAGTGCGCGTGAGCTCGGCGGGCAGCGTGGCTTATGCGCCCGGCACGCCCAGCATTCTGATCAATGGCCGCGAAGTGGGGCCAAAAGCAGTGGCTCTGGCCGCCGGACAACACCGAGTAACCGTGCGCGTGCCCGGCAGTGCAGGCGTGCTGGAGCGCAGCCTCAGCTTTACGATGGCTCCGCTGGGCGGCAGCGTTCCCTTTGATGCCGAGGTCTTGCGCCTGACCAACCGTGCCCGGCAACGCGGCTGGAACTGCGCCACATTGCGCGAGGGTGGCCCGGCCCTACCCCCAGTGGCCCGCATGCCACAGCTGGATTTGGCCGCCACTGCCCAGTCGGCGGGCATGGCCCTCGCCGGATATTTTGACCATCAGAGCGCTCTGGACGGCAGCACCCCGTTTCGCCGGGTACAGGCTACCGGCATGAAGCCCCGCAGCAGCGCCGAAAATATTGCCGCCGGGCAAGATTCCCCGGAAGAGGTGGTAGACAGCTGGCTCCGCAGTCCCGGCCATTGCCGCAACATCATGGGCGACTTCAGCTTTATCGGCCTCAGCTACGTGACCCGGCTCGGAACCAAATACAAGACGTACTGGACGCAGGTCTTTGCCCGGCTGTAA
- a CDS encoding sensor histidine kinase KdpD has product MSRAEPAGQPSSRGAEPSWPKQVPRIVTAREILLAALPALLTVLLLLLVTRPAYTRLLENDNGWSPYAYQGLVQEILNYQVARLDPSQPPAELPDIRDRARSSAQNPGQFTSLERVESYGDARLETVNRLLLQDTPESVAAAGAEAILLNSQANNFGQETGGEYFEAFSDMRRALIVTAIITGLLSMLLTVRALWLWRTERERRSLREARQREALNLASHELRRPLQKLMLASDLMRHADTPEQRQHLLTLIEDSAAQLASRADLTRLNDLYLDVTLKVMRTDLRPLVRRAAEAGGRVTAHVPDMPLIWPVDVNRTRQVIENLVENALKYTNGPVELTLGERGGQPEIDVRDFGPGIAPELREQVFLPYERGPRGLTEGHGLGLSLVRRYARAHGGDVTLHTPEEGAGTLVRVRFGTPPLAEQGA; this is encoded by the coding sequence ATGAGCCGCGCCGAACCCGCAGGTCAGCCCAGCAGTAGGGGGGCAGAACCCAGCTGGCCAAAGCAGGTGCCCCGAATAGTGACAGCGCGGGAGATTCTGTTGGCGGCTCTGCCCGCCCTCCTGACCGTACTGCTGCTGCTGCTGGTGACCCGGCCTGCCTACACCCGGCTGCTGGAAAACGACAATGGGTGGTCGCCCTACGCCTATCAGGGATTGGTTCAAGAAATTTTGAATTATCAGGTGGCCCGCCTCGATCCGTCGCAGCCCCCCGCCGAGTTGCCTGATATTCGTGACCGTGCCCGTTCCAGCGCCCAGAATCCCGGCCAATTCACGTCTTTGGAGAGGGTGGAGAGTTACGGGGACGCCCGGCTGGAAACCGTGAACCGCCTGCTCCTACAGGACACGCCCGAATCGGTGGCCGCCGCCGGAGCCGAGGCCATTCTGCTGAACTCTCAGGCCAACAATTTTGGGCAAGAAACGGGCGGCGAATACTTCGAAGCTTTTTCGGACATGCGCCGCGCCCTGATCGTGACGGCCATCATTACGGGCCTGCTGAGTATGTTATTGACGGTGCGGGCGCTGTGGCTGTGGCGCACCGAACGCGAACGCCGCAGCCTGCGCGAAGCCCGCCAACGCGAGGCCCTGAACTTGGCCAGCCATGAACTCCGGCGCCCACTGCAAAAGCTGATGCTGGCCAGCGACCTGATGCGGCACGCCGACACCCCTGAACAGCGTCAACACCTGCTGACCCTGATCGAAGACAGCGCCGCCCAACTGGCGAGCCGCGCCGACCTGACCCGCCTGAACGATCTGTATCTGGACGTGACGCTGAAAGTCATGCGAACCGATTTACGCCCGCTGGTACGCCGCGCCGCGGAAGCCGGGGGCCGCGTGACCGCCCATGTGCCTGATATGCCCCTGATCTGGCCTGTGGACGTGAACCGCACCCGGCAGGTCATTGAAAATTTGGTTGAAAATGCCCTGAAATATACGAACGGGCCAGTCGAACTGACGCTGGGTGAACGGGGCGGCCAGCCAGAAATCGACGTGCGCGACTTTGGCCCCGGCATTGCCCCCGAACTGCGCGAACAGGTGTTCTTGCCCTACGAACGCGGCCCAAGAGGGCTGACCGAAGGACATGGACTGGGGCTGTCGCTGGTGCGCCGTTACGCCCGTGCCCACGGAGGCGACGTGACTCTGCACACGCCCGAAGAAGGTGCGGGAACGTTGGTGAGGGTGCGATTTGGCACGCCGCCACTGGCCGAACAGGGGGCGTGA